The Verrucomicrobiota bacterium sequence CGCCTGGTGTTCAAATTGGTATCAAGCTAAATCTGGCAGATGCGGTGTTCTGAGACTGGCGGGGCCAGGCTCGTGAGGTAGTAAAGTGTGAAGTAGCTCTGAGCCGCGGGCCAAGTCAGGGTGGGACCGGCAAGCCGCAGCGCGGGCTGCCCGTGCATGATCACGGTGCCGGTGAGTTCCAAGTCGAACGTCAGGTCGCTGCTGGTCTTGGTTTGCTGGTGGATTTTTCGCTAATCCCCCAACGCGGCCCGCAGGTTGGCGAACATGCTTTTGCCGGCCTCTTTCGTCACTGGCACCTTGGCTTTGGCGGAAACGTCCTCGACCAAATCCGCCGGCAGTTCCTTCAAGAAAGGCGAGGGGTGGCACGGCACCTGGTTGCCAAATTTTTTGCGGGTGCCACAGTGGCTGATGGCCAGGGTTTCCCGGGCCCGGGTGATCGCCACGTAAAAGAGGCGGCGCTCCTCATCCAGGGTATCTTCGATTTTGGAACGTTCATGCGGCAGCAAGCCGTCTTCCACCCCCACGATATAGACATGCGGATACTCGAGCCCCTTGCAACTATGCATGGTGATTAGTGTGACGGCGTCGCCGGGCTTCTCTTCGTCTTCATCCTCCCGGTCGTTATCGAGGGAGATTTCTTCCAGGAACTCCTGGAGCCGCTCCATGGGTTTAAGGGTGGTCTGATTACTTTTGTCCAAGTCCGCCGTGAGATCGCGCAAGTTGCGAATCCGGCTTTCTGCCGCCATCGGGTCCTTCTCCGAGCGTTTCAACTCGTTCCAGTAGCCAATTTCCTCCAACCAATGTTCGGCCCACTGGCGCATGGATACCGCCTTGGTTTCCGTGGACTGCAACACCGAGCGCTGGTGTTCGATCCAGCGGGCGAATTCCTGGACGCTTTCGCGGGTTTTTACCTGGAAACTGGCCTGCACGTATGGCTTGCACAAGGCGGCATACACCGAGCATTTATGCTCCTGGCTCGCCGCCAACAGCCGTTCCATGGTCACATCGCTCAACCCGCGCGCCGGGGTGTTGGCGATGCGCAGCAGGCTGACGTCGTCATGCGGATTGAGAAACATCTTCAGGTAGGCCAGGAAGTCCTTGACCTCACGCCGGTCAAAGTAACTCTGCCCGCCGATCAAATGGTACCGGATGCGGCCGGTGCGCAGTGCGGTTTCCAAGGAGCGTGACTGCTGATTGGTGCGGAACAGGATGGCGTTATCCCCCCACGGCACCTTGCTCACCATCCGGCTGTACTCGATTTGTTCCACCACCGACCGCGCCTCGGTCTCATCGGTGTCATACGCGTAAAGGGAGATTTTGCTCCCCTGCCCTTTTTGCGACCACAGGTTTTTACCCCGGCGTTTGGTGTTGTTGCGGATCACGGCGTTGGCCGCCTTCAAAATGGTGTTGGTGGACCGGTAGTTTTGTTCGAGCTTGATGACCTTGACGCGCGGGAAGAATTTTTCCATCTCCAGCAAGTTGGCAATCTCCGCGCCACGCCAGCCATAAATGCTCTGATCATCATCGCCCACGACGCAGAC is a genomic window containing:
- a CDS encoding UvrD-helicase domain-containing protein; amino-acid sequence: MLNLQTLNPQQREAVVTTDGPVMILAGAGTGKTRVITFRIAHMVAKGISPGHILAVTFTNKAAREMAERVKELVPRPRAREGEPKPEAPTISTFHSFCARLLRQYIELLGYKRNFVIYSESEQLSALKKILSHIHAKGDLIEPAKVLNCISRYKNGALKGKLADDADYQLAERLRSRYESALHACNAVDFDDLLVLAIRLLKEHPDVLQACRAKYRYVMVDEYQDTNSVQFELLQLLTKEHQNVCVVGDDDQSIYGWRGAEIANLLEMEKFFPRVKVIKLEQNYRSTNTILKAANAVIRNNTKRRGKNLWSQKGQGSKISLYAYDTDETEARSVVEQIEYSRMVSKVPWGDNAILFRTNQQSRSLETALRTGRIRYHLIGGQSYFDRREVKDFLAYLKMFLNPHDDVSLLRIANTPARGLSDVTMERLLAASQEHKCSVYAALCKPYVQASFQVKTRESVQEFARWIEHQRSVLQSTETKAVSMRQWAEHWLEEIGYWNELKRSEKDPMAAESRIRNLRDLTADLDKSNQTTLKPMERLQEFLEEISLDNDREDEDEEKPGDAVTLITMHSCKGLEYPHVYIVGVEDGLLPHERSKIEDTLDEERRLFYVAITRARETLAISHCGTRKKFGNQVPCHPSPFLKELPADLVEDVSAKAKVPVTKEAGKSMFANLRAALGD